The Micromonospora sp. Llam0 genome includes a window with the following:
- a CDS encoding sensory rhodopsin transducer, giving the protein MAGIGARTWVVAGGRIPVDSSGDEPEFTSFDQLCLLNTDDSVAEVELTVYYADQEPVGPYQLRVWARRIRHIRFNDLVDPEPIRLGRPFGCVLTSSTPLVVQFQRQDTRVPGALALADVVAYPVP; this is encoded by the coding sequence ATGGCTGGCATCGGTGCCCGTACCTGGGTGGTGGCCGGTGGCCGGATTCCGGTCGACAGCTCCGGCGACGAGCCGGAGTTCACCAGCTTCGACCAGCTCTGCCTGCTGAACACCGACGATTCCGTCGCTGAGGTGGAACTGACCGTCTACTACGCCGACCAGGAGCCGGTGGGGCCGTACCAGCTGCGGGTGTGGGCTCGGCGGATCCGGCACATCCGATTCAACGACCTGGTCGACCCGGAGCCGATCAGACTCGGCCGACCGTTCGGCTGCGTGCTCACCTCGTCGACTCCGTTGGTGGTGCAGTTCCAGCGCCAGGACACCCGGGTGCCGGGGGCCCTGGCGCTGGCCGATGTGGTCGCGTACCCGGTGCCGTGA
- a CDS encoding type B 50S ribosomal protein L31: MKPDIHPKYNYVVFRDRSADFAFLTRSTATSQKTIEWTDGQTYPVVDVEISAASHPFWTGRQRLLDSAGRVEKFRAKYARKKRPEQGDATAG, from the coding sequence ATGAAGCCTGATATCCACCCCAAGTACAATTATGTGGTTTTCCGGGATCGGAGTGCGGATTTTGCGTTCTTGACCCGGTCGACCGCGACCAGCCAGAAGACCATCGAGTGGACCGACGGCCAGACGTACCCGGTGGTCGACGTCGAGATCTCCGCGGCCAGTCACCCGTTCTGGACCGGGCGCCAGCGGCTGCTGGACAGTGCTGGTCGAGTGGAGAAGTTCCGCGCCAAGTACGCCCGGAAGAAGCGCCCGGAGCAGGGCGACGCCACCGCCGGCTAG
- a CDS encoding TIGR03773 family transporter-associated surface protein — translation MMTIHYAAGAATRRRCAVVLAVGALTAALIAPAPVTAAPATAVPPTSPPPTVPPTSPSVSAAGADLVAVAIDGETLSVVTRAAAGPARTESATGRGTPGVDRQPATVVFGPAGGVAVRTPDHPAFRFLGAAGRPMWALTGGDTDFPHLDTRAVPSGAVRGDTIELSLGQVAGPGGFAAYTLGGLGQPTPLFGTLDAMPRTARLPAATRTGGLVWLFDAAGEYRLTLSAAATLANGTEVTADADYRVVVPQLDEARPVPADTRPVPAPAPAPAADLARASGAAPGDGVPLGADSPSAGTPARALAAGAAPAAAGTASPLAAAAQQDGSRVVIDDGHVDMGPELTGADWTIRLKDDTVSPAVWRELADVVLHVKDNAKITVPDNADFPGAPGDEVWLLPQGQRSGIVWPGWNTQHPSVVAGVRGPVTWTFAGVDGPGRFALFLTGSFGESEVLFDSSARLPQRLDIPINTHAHGNWAFSEPGIYRLAFEMSATTSSGSTVTDSRSLTVAVGDATDPDTGFGPGSGDNPGGGGSGDGRLPRTGSSWHLPATGATLVIAGALVLFAARRRRSAQCSS, via the coding sequence ATGATGACGATCCACTACGCCGCCGGTGCGGCGACCCGTCGCCGGTGCGCCGTCGTGCTGGCGGTCGGTGCACTGACCGCGGCTCTGATCGCGCCGGCCCCGGTGACCGCCGCACCCGCGACCGCCGTGCCGCCGACGTCTCCGCCGCCGACCGTGCCGCCGACGTCTCCGTCGGTGAGCGCCGCCGGTGCCGACCTGGTGGCGGTCGCGATCGACGGCGAGACGCTGTCGGTGGTCACCCGGGCGGCGGCCGGGCCGGCCCGTACGGAGTCGGCGACCGGTCGAGGAACTCCCGGCGTCGACCGGCAGCCGGCGACGGTGGTCTTCGGACCGGCGGGCGGCGTGGCGGTGCGGACCCCGGACCATCCGGCGTTCCGGTTCCTCGGCGCGGCCGGTCGGCCAATGTGGGCACTGACCGGTGGCGACACCGACTTTCCGCACCTGGACACCCGGGCGGTGCCAAGCGGGGCGGTACGCGGCGACACGATCGAGCTGTCGCTGGGTCAGGTCGCCGGCCCGGGGGGATTCGCCGCGTACACTCTCGGCGGGCTCGGCCAGCCGACTCCGCTGTTCGGCACCCTCGACGCCATGCCGCGTACCGCCCGGCTGCCGGCAGCGACCAGGACCGGCGGACTGGTCTGGCTCTTCGACGCCGCAGGCGAGTACCGGCTGACGCTGTCGGCGGCGGCGACGCTGGCCAACGGCACCGAGGTGACGGCCGACGCCGACTATCGGGTGGTGGTGCCGCAGCTCGACGAGGCGCGGCCCGTCCCCGCAGACACCCGGCCGGTGCCGGCCCCGGCTCCCGCTCCGGCGGCGGACCTGGCGAGGGCGTCCGGTGCCGCCCCGGGCGACGGTGTACCGCTCGGTGCCGATTCGCCGTCGGCCGGCACCCCCGCGCGGGCGCTGGCGGCGGGTGCCGCTCCGGCGGCGGCCGGCACCGCGTCGCCGCTCGCCGCGGCGGCTCAGCAGGACGGGTCACGGGTGGTGATCGACGACGGTCATGTCGACATGGGCCCGGAGCTCACCGGTGCGGACTGGACGATCCGCCTCAAGGACGACACCGTCTCGCCTGCGGTGTGGCGCGAGCTCGCCGACGTGGTGCTGCACGTCAAGGACAACGCGAAGATCACCGTTCCGGACAACGCTGATTTCCCCGGTGCGCCGGGTGACGAGGTGTGGCTGTTGCCGCAGGGGCAGCGTTCCGGGATCGTCTGGCCGGGCTGGAACACACAGCATCCGTCGGTCGTGGCCGGGGTACGTGGCCCGGTCACCTGGACCTTCGCCGGTGTCGACGGCCCTGGCCGGTTCGCGTTGTTCCTGACCGGGTCGTTCGGCGAGTCCGAGGTGCTGTTCGATTCGTCGGCCCGGCTGCCGCAGCGGCTCGACATCCCGATCAACACGCACGCCCATGGCAACTGGGCGTTCAGCGAGCCGGGTATCTACCGGCTGGCCTTTGAGATGTCGGCCACCACGTCGTCGGGGTCGACGGTCACCGACTCCCGGTCGCTCACCGTGGCGGTCGGTGACGCGACGGACCCGGACACCGGCTTCGGCCCCGGAAGCGGCGACAACCCGGGCGGTGGCGGCTCCGGTGACGGGAGACTGCCCCGGACCGGATCGTCGTGGCACCTGCCGGCCACCGGAGCCACCCTGGTGATCGCTGGCGCGCTGGTGTTGTTCGCGGCGCGCCGGCGACGCTCCGCTCAGTGTTCGTCGTAG
- a CDS encoding WxL protein peptidoglycan domain-containing protein, which produces MRTPAALLAGLLAAAVVSTGPVTGPATVGPPSYTPVAAQSLTWGVAPSSPDGPNGRPAFEYKLDPGATLTDYVAITNHSDQPITLDVYASDAFTTEQGGFDLLPATGEPVDVGSWVTFDSGTFTVPSTSRLDVPFTIAVPDNATPGDHPGGIVASLAATGTDAEGNQVAVDHRVGSRIYLRVTGELRPGLDVGDLATTYNGTWNPVGGGTVTASFTVRNTGNVRLTGQPQLTVAGPFGLAGREVTGDPLPEILPGDSFRTTIRVAGVPPMFRLGGRLTVAPTAVTDEVLDPAPATVTREVGLWAVPWPHLVILLVIGLAGWLAVARRRRARRRRAAQLEQAVAAAREQGRAEAVGDRAVTDATDDETTQGT; this is translated from the coding sequence ATGCGTACGCCAGCAGCCCTGCTCGCCGGACTCCTCGCCGCCGCCGTCGTGTCGACGGGCCCGGTCACCGGCCCGGCGACGGTCGGACCGCCGAGCTACACGCCCGTCGCGGCGCAGTCGCTCACCTGGGGCGTCGCCCCGTCCAGCCCCGACGGGCCGAACGGCCGGCCGGCGTTCGAGTACAAACTGGACCCCGGTGCCACCCTCACCGACTACGTGGCGATCACGAACCACTCCGACCAGCCGATCACCCTCGACGTGTACGCCAGCGACGCGTTCACCACCGAACAGGGCGGCTTCGACCTGCTGCCGGCGACCGGGGAACCGGTCGACGTCGGTTCCTGGGTGACGTTCGATTCCGGCACCTTCACCGTGCCGTCGACGTCGCGGCTGGACGTGCCGTTCACCATCGCGGTGCCGGACAACGCTACCCCCGGCGACCACCCCGGCGGCATCGTCGCCTCACTCGCCGCCACCGGCACCGACGCCGAGGGCAACCAGGTGGCGGTCGACCACCGGGTCGGCTCCCGGATCTATCTGCGGGTCACTGGGGAGCTGCGGCCGGGTCTGGACGTCGGGGACCTGGCGACGACGTACAACGGCACCTGGAACCCGGTCGGCGGTGGCACCGTCACGGCCAGCTTCACCGTGCGCAACACCGGCAACGTACGGCTCACCGGGCAGCCGCAGCTGACCGTCGCCGGACCGTTCGGGCTGGCCGGGCGCGAGGTCACCGGCGATCCGCTGCCGGAGATCCTGCCCGGCGACAGTTTCCGCACCACGATCCGGGTCGCCGGCGTACCGCCGATGTTCCGGCTCGGTGGGCGGCTCACCGTCGCACCGACCGCCGTCACCGACGAGGTGCTCGACCCGGCCCCGGCGACCGTGACCCGGGAGGTCGGCCTGTGGGCCGTGCCGTGGCCGCACCTGGTGATCCTGCTGGTGATCGGGCTGGCCGGCTGGCTGGCCGTCGCCCGTCGTCGCCGGGCCCGGCGACGACGGGCCGCCCAGCTCGAACAGGCCGTTGCCGCCGCCCGCGAACAGGGCCGTGCCGAGGCCGTAGGCGACCGCGCGGTCACCGATGCCACTGACGACGAGACGACCCAGGGGACCTGA
- a CDS encoding choice-of-anchor M domain-containing protein, producing the protein MRTTGARTLAALAGAAVIAGGVLLAPTAAAAAERVVLAKGHTDAVDVHYHDGELSLEVHDDTVSPSVNRDPADVTFQVLPEAAMAVPDDPRFAFLGPAGSQIWLLPLTQNPDLLWPGWNTTTLGSGVFADDQVRLSLVEVTGPGNVWVFTQDSFGGPIMKFRSDDGLPDAIDVPVRTHAHANWAFSAEGDYTLTFQADATLTDGTTVSTGPVDYSFVVGELGGTGPDTVLSIAGMADEYQPGDTVTLQAVQTPQTELDHYHWFSRCPGSDDFAIIPGEAGASYSFTATRELNACEYQVKLYDDNHNVVATSAEVWLWVAFTPTDPEASQTITASIDPTQGALVISVDPDDRSVVLPPAQLTSGGDSWESTGSLRPVTVTDTRAGTPGWSASGQLPENFTGPDGATFSSGYLGWTPQVVDQSAGQGVVAGPVVEPYAVGVGGGLGSSAVLGSAPTGVGRGTATLSAGLQLRLPTETVPGTYTATLTLTAI; encoded by the coding sequence ATGAGAACGACAGGTGCCCGCACGCTCGCGGCCCTGGCCGGTGCGGCGGTGATCGCCGGCGGTGTGCTGCTGGCGCCGACCGCCGCGGCCGCCGCCGAGCGGGTGGTGCTCGCCAAGGGGCACACCGACGCGGTCGACGTCCACTACCACGACGGCGAACTGTCCCTGGAGGTCCACGACGACACGGTCAGCCCGTCGGTCAACCGCGACCCGGCCGACGTGACCTTCCAGGTGCTGCCCGAGGCGGCCATGGCGGTGCCGGACGACCCCCGGTTCGCCTTCCTCGGGCCGGCCGGATCGCAGATCTGGCTGCTGCCGCTGACCCAGAACCCCGACCTGCTCTGGCCCGGCTGGAACACCACCACCCTCGGCTCCGGAGTCTTCGCCGACGACCAGGTCCGGTTGAGCCTCGTCGAGGTCACCGGGCCCGGCAACGTCTGGGTGTTCACCCAGGACAGTTTCGGCGGCCCGATCATGAAGTTCCGCAGCGACGACGGACTGCCGGACGCCATCGACGTACCGGTCCGCACCCACGCGCACGCCAACTGGGCGTTCAGCGCCGAGGGCGACTACACGCTGACCTTCCAGGCCGACGCGACGCTGACCGACGGCACGACCGTCAGCACCGGCCCGGTCGACTACTCGTTCGTCGTCGGCGAACTCGGCGGCACCGGTCCGGACACCGTGCTGAGCATCGCCGGCATGGCCGACGAGTACCAGCCCGGCGACACCGTCACCCTGCAGGCGGTGCAGACCCCGCAGACCGAGCTGGACCACTACCACTGGTTCAGCCGCTGCCCTGGCAGCGACGACTTCGCCATCATCCCCGGCGAGGCCGGCGCCTCCTACAGCTTCACCGCCACCCGCGAGCTCAACGCCTGCGAATACCAGGTGAAGCTCTACGACGACAACCACAACGTCGTCGCGACCAGCGCGGAGGTCTGGCTCTGGGTGGCCTTCACCCCGACCGACCCGGAGGCCTCGCAGACCATCACCGCGTCGATCGACCCCACCCAGGGCGCACTGGTGATCAGCGTCGACCCGGACGACCGCAGCGTCGTCCTGCCGCCGGCGCAGCTGACCAGCGGTGGTGACAGCTGGGAGAGCACCGGAAGCCTCCGCCCGGTCACCGTCACCGACACCCGGGCCGGCACCCCCGGCTGGAGCGCCTCCGGTCAGCTGCCGGAGAACTTCACCGGACCCGACGGCGCCACCTTCAGCTCCGGCTACCTCGGCTGGACCCCGCAGGTGGTCGACCAGTCCGCCGGTCAGGGCGTCGTCGCGGGTCCGGTCGTCGAGCCGTACGCCGTCGGCGTCGGTGGCGGACTCGGCAGCAGCGCCGTGCTCGGCTCGGCGCCGACCGGCGTGGGCCGGGGCACCGCGACCCTGTCGGCCGGCCTGCAGCTGCGCCTGCCGACCGAGACCGTGCCCGGCACCTACACCGCGACCCTCACCCTCACCGCGATCTGA
- a CDS encoding anchored repeat-type ABC transporter permease subunit, whose translation MPVTEFIADLFNPDLAFLPKALLIAVMSSVVCGVVGCHVVLRGMAFIGDAVAHAVFPGLAVAFVLQGSLVLGGAVAGIVTALLIAVFAQRRRVKEDSLIGVFFVAAFALGIVIISQAPGYAGSLQQFLFGSITGIPDRDLYTVGFTGLAILTALFLLHKELVAVSLDRESARSVGLPVFWLDIGLYVLVTLAVVISLQTIGNILVLALLITPAAAARLLTDRLAVMMLLAPLIGGGSALVGLYLSWSYDLPVGGTIVLVATAVFLLAWVFAPRHGLVARWRRQPAGSDEAQVTPVLTEVAERPIG comes from the coding sequence ATGCCGGTCACCGAGTTCATCGCAGACCTGTTCAATCCGGATCTGGCCTTCCTGCCGAAGGCGCTGCTGATCGCCGTCATGTCCAGCGTGGTCTGCGGGGTGGTCGGTTGTCACGTGGTGCTGCGGGGGATGGCGTTCATCGGTGACGCGGTGGCGCACGCGGTGTTTCCGGGGCTGGCGGTCGCCTTCGTGCTGCAGGGCAGCCTGGTGCTGGGCGGTGCGGTCGCCGGGATCGTGACCGCGCTGCTGATCGCGGTGTTCGCTCAGCGGCGCCGGGTCAAGGAGGACTCGCTGATCGGGGTGTTCTTCGTGGCCGCCTTCGCGCTGGGCATCGTGATCATCTCGCAGGCGCCGGGGTACGCCGGTTCGCTGCAGCAGTTCCTGTTCGGTTCGATCACCGGCATCCCGGACCGGGACCTCTACACGGTCGGTTTCACCGGGCTGGCCATCCTGACCGCGTTGTTCCTGCTGCACAAGGAGCTGGTCGCGGTCAGCCTGGACCGGGAGTCCGCCCGGTCGGTCGGGTTGCCGGTGTTCTGGTTGGACATCGGGCTGTACGTGCTGGTCACCCTGGCTGTGGTGATCTCGCTGCAGACGATCGGCAACATTCTGGTCCTGGCGTTGCTGATCACGCCGGCGGCGGCGGCGCGGCTGCTCACCGACCGGCTCGCCGTGATGATGCTGCTCGCCCCGCTGATCGGCGGCGGCTCGGCGCTGGTGGGGTTGTACCTGTCCTGGAGCTACGACCTGCCGGTGGGCGGCACCATCGTGCTGGTCGCGACGGCGGTGTTCCTGCTGGCCTGGGTCTTCGCCCCTCGGCACGGTCTGGTCGCCCGCTGGCGGCGGCAGCCGGCAGGGTCGGACGAGGCGCAGGTCACACCGGTGCTGACAGAGGTGGCCGAACGGCCGATAGGTTAA
- a CDS encoding anchored repeat-type ABC transporter ATP-binding subunit, translating to MTALAVHDLDVDLGGRPVLRGVRLHVDPGELVGLIGPNGAGKTTLLRSVLGLVRTRSGRILVDGVPSRPGRCAIGYVPQRHEFAWEFPISVEQAVLSGRTGRIGLLRRPGRADWRATAEAIDRVRLGDLRRRPVAELSGGQRQRVLVARALALQPALLLLDEPYTGLDMPTQELLGGLFTGLAAEGTPLLMTTHDLIGAVDSCTRLVLLNQRVIAEGRPADLRDPQLWMRTFGVSERSPLLRIVGADTMPVGVAEGSG from the coding sequence GTGACCGCGCTCGCCGTACACGATCTCGACGTCGACCTCGGCGGCCGTCCGGTGCTGCGCGGTGTGCGGTTGCACGTCGATCCGGGGGAGCTGGTCGGGCTGATCGGGCCGAACGGGGCCGGCAAGACCACGCTGCTGCGGTCGGTACTCGGGCTGGTCCGGACCCGGTCCGGGCGGATCCTGGTCGACGGGGTGCCGAGTCGACCGGGGCGGTGTGCGATCGGGTACGTGCCGCAGCGGCACGAGTTCGCCTGGGAGTTCCCGATCTCGGTGGAGCAGGCGGTGCTCAGCGGCCGGACCGGCCGGATCGGGCTGCTGCGCCGGCCGGGGCGGGCCGACTGGCGGGCCACCGCCGAGGCGATCGACCGGGTACGCCTGGGCGACCTGCGCCGTCGGCCGGTCGCCGAGTTGTCCGGCGGCCAGCGCCAGCGGGTGCTGGTGGCCCGCGCGTTGGCGTTGCAGCCGGCGTTGCTGCTGCTCGACGAGCCGTACACGGGGCTGGACATGCCCACTCAGGAACTGCTCGGCGGGCTGTTCACCGGCCTGGCGGCCGAGGGCACGCCGCTGCTGATGACCACCCATGACCTGATCGGTGCCGTGGACTCCTGCACCCGGCTGGTGCTGCTCAACCAGCGGGTGATCGCCGAGGGCAGACCGGCTGACCTACGGGATCCGCAGCTGTGGATGCGCACGTTCGGGGTGAGCGAACGGTCGCCGTTGCTGCGGATCGTCGGTGCCGACACCATGCCCGTCGGGGTCGCCGAGGGGAGCGGCTGA
- a CDS encoding choice-of-anchor M domain-containing protein: MTLAAQPASPDPALDQSPDPALDQSIAPDQSIAPDQPVAADPAVLAAGHVDIGPRYVDDEWTLLLHDDAAQPVWRDPDRTVLRVTDAALQTVPDDSVYGFLDVPAGTEVHVVPQVQHPDVVWVGWNTQDPRVMQTIDRGVTLELAGVEGPGEVTMYLQAGTFSEPQVLWRSTEPPGQPMWVEVNTHTHANWVFTAPGVYLVAVRVSADLVGGEQVSAVRHLRFAVGDATSTDDALAAQPDDVAAAPVASDGAEDQAAASDGDGTGTWLVGGLVLATAVLAVALVVVVLRGRAVRRRVEQERAAP; the protein is encoded by the coding sequence ATGACGCTGGCCGCTCAGCCCGCATCGCCCGACCCGGCACTGGACCAGTCACCCGATCCGGCGTTGGACCAGTCGATCGCCCCGGACCAGTCGATCGCCCCGGACCAGCCGGTCGCCGCGGACCCGGCCGTGCTCGCGGCCGGCCATGTCGACATCGGACCACGCTACGTCGACGACGAGTGGACCCTGCTGCTCCACGACGACGCGGCGCAGCCGGTGTGGCGGGATCCGGACCGGACCGTACTGCGGGTCACCGACGCCGCGCTGCAGACCGTGCCGGACGATTCGGTGTACGGCTTCCTCGACGTGCCGGCCGGCACCGAGGTGCACGTGGTGCCGCAGGTGCAGCACCCCGACGTGGTGTGGGTCGGTTGGAACACCCAGGACCCCCGGGTGATGCAGACGATCGACCGGGGCGTGACGCTGGAGCTCGCCGGGGTCGAAGGACCTGGCGAGGTCACGATGTACCTGCAGGCCGGCACGTTCAGCGAGCCGCAGGTGCTGTGGCGCTCCACCGAGCCGCCCGGCCAGCCGATGTGGGTGGAGGTCAACACCCACACCCACGCCAACTGGGTGTTCACCGCCCCCGGCGTGTACCTGGTCGCCGTCCGGGTCAGCGCCGACCTGGTCGGCGGCGAGCAGGTGAGCGCGGTACGGCACCTGCGGTTCGCGGTCGGCGACGCCACCAGCACCGACGACGCGCTCGCCGCGCAACCCGACGATGTCGCGGCCGCGCCGGTCGCCTCCGACGGCGCCGAGGACCAGGCGGCCGCGTCCGACGGAGACGGCACCGGCACCTGGCTGGTCGGCGGCCTCGTGCTGGCCACGGCCGTGCTGGCGGTCGCGCTGGTCGTCGTGGTGCTGCGCGGTCGGGCGGTACGCCGACGGGTCGAGCAGGAGCGTGCCGCCCCGTGA